Sequence from the Phragmites australis chromosome 11, lpPhrAust1.1, whole genome shotgun sequence genome:
AGAACACACCAAAAATCTAGAGCACCCAACTTGCCACTTGGACGACTCATATATCTGAATTGATCGATAAGACAACCTCAGTAGTCTTTTGATCATATGCCAGATAGATTGTCCTTTCCATCAATCATATTGTAGATATATACAACGGAGAGAGAATCTCAATCTTACCCATGCATGCATCTTGAGCTTGTCTAGTTTTTGCCCTTCTCCAGCAAGCAATTAGCAGAAAGCGCACTCACAGTTGGTAATCGTAACTGACAGCAATGAGCTAGCAAATACTGTTGCAAAGGTGAAGAACAAAAGCCGCTGCAATGATCACATGAATTTATTAATTCCATGCATGCACCACAGCACAAGCCAACTTAACCTGACCTCTCCGAAAGATTACAATTCCTGtggacacatgcatgcatgctagctTTTATCTGACACCCACCCCCTGCAAAGTCTTCCTCCCAATCATGCAGAAAGAAACAACCCCCTGCTGCAACGGTCTCCTTCCAATCACGCTGACATTATTTCATGTGCCATGCAGTTTAACtgtcaaaaagaaaaacctaCCAGCAAAAGCTTTTGAGTGAGTTATCCACCGATCATATTAGTAGTTAAACACAGGTAAATTTTGAGTGAGCAATAAATGAAATAAGTTGCGCCCTGCTTGAAACACAGGTAAATTTCCTATATATTCCTGCAAGTACGGAACTGTTTCCTGTGAAATGTCTGCAGTCTAAACAGGCTCTTAAACAGGAGCGAGTTAAGGACATGCATGCTGCATATTGAAACCGATGCCGCAATGCTTACAAATCACCTATTTTCAGTTCCTGAATCCTGTTCAGTTCTTTTGATCAAATATGCTACTTTGCATTATGCTTGTGGCCAGATTGATATAAGGGTGTATATAAATAGCCTACACTGATGGTAGGTTTTCAGAATTAACTGAGTTTGGGCTCACATGTACTTAAAATCAGAAGCACTGTAATCCCTAGCCGTCGTGTCGGGGACGGGTTTCCAGTCCCAGCTGAGCTTGTCAACGACGGAGGCCAGCGGCGCCGCCATTGGCAGCACACCAAGCGGCGTCATCTGTTGGGACGACATTGGTTGCGGTGGCGGCAAGGGGAGGAAGTGGCTGCCGACAGCGGCCTGGTGGTTAGTGTAGGCGCTCTGGCTGTGACCAACCAGCGTGCTCAGCTCGTCGACAGGCCTGGAGCTGCCCATAGGCGCGGCCGCCATATTGAGCAGCGAGTACGTGGAGGAGAGGACGGTCGGGTCCTGTGGCGGTTGCAGGGCAACGGCCGCTGTTGAGCTCGCCAAAGGCGCGTAAGCCCGTGGCCTTGGGGGAGGCAGAAGCTGCGGCCCATTGTGCGCGGTGACCACTTGGTCCATGATGACCGGCGGTGACGCCGACGAGCGCTCGCCTTGGAGCAGGTAGAAGCTGGGCAGCTGCGTACTTGACAGTGGTGTGGACGAAGTCGGCGATGGCACGTCGGTGGGGGAGGCGGTCCGCCGCGCCGAGGAAGTGTGACTGCTGGATGAAGGCTGGCCGTCGTCGATGCCGGAGCGCTTGTAGACGCGGCAGAGCGAGATCTCGGACTGCATGAGCAAACATCGTGACTTGTGAGGCAAGGTATATACTCTTGAAAATTAAGCATCGTAGAATTGAATTACTAGAATCCCATAGCTGAAGAAATTTAGTAATTAGagtttgtttgttttagttttagattgTGAGAATCCAGTTTAATCTGTATAATTATTTGTGAAAACTTCTTTTCATCATATTATGAATTGAGAATTTATTGTATAATTTAGCTTATGAATTATAAGAATTCGTTTTTATATTATAACTGTATTTCATTTTTAAAGGTAGAATCCATAAtcgaaataaaaaaacaaatatgacgTTAATATAGCAAACATGGATAGGAGAAAGACGAGTTCCATTGACAGTACAGAAAACAGATCGAGATCGAGTAAATAGGCTATATATATGAACTTTACGATGAATTACTCCTCAACAAAGTTTAAAGATgagttgagacttgagagtTTGAGACAGGAGGCTGGTTAAGTGATAATTTGATTAGATAATTTAGCGAAGGGAAACCAAATTACTAATCACTTTAGTTTGAGGATGCAAAGATCTTGCAGAATCTGTAGGACATGGTATCTAGCTAGGAGGTGAATTCTAAACTTTTTAGCTTTTACGCATGTCGGGTGGCTACGCATACGTGTGCcaaaaagaacaaggagcaaAAAGCAAACCCTAACTCGTAGatctgaaaagaaaaggaaaaggcatCTTGCATATTCATACAGATCAAGCGACAAAAGTAAAAGTACCGAACGAAAAGTAGATCAATTTTAATTATCAAGCACACCAAACAACTATAGCTAGCTGTAACTCGATAATTAAAAAAAACGGAAATCGGATTTTGGAAGCAACGAAGCAAGAACTGTGCAGATAGGAATTGGACTCCTGAAAACCCTAATCTTTGGGGATATATTCCGGACTCAATTCACTACCTTGTGGATCAAGgggtcggcgtcggcggcgggcgGGGGGAGGCGGTACTCGTTCATGATCCAGCTGCTGCGGACGCCCTTGGGGGCCTTGCCGGAGTAAAATACGAGCGTCTTCTTGAGCCCGATGGGGCAGCTGTTCTCGCCGCGGATCATACGGTCGGCGCCCGTGGCCTTCCAGTACCCTGACGCCGTCACCCTGTTCGGCCGGTCACCGTTCCGGTACTTGCGGTCCCTCGGCACGTAGAAGAACAACTCCTTCCCGCCCATCACCGCCATTGCTGCGCCGCCGAGCGAGCAACACAGTTAATTACAAGGAATTAGCGCCGGCCGATTGAGACCATTTGAGCTGATCGATGGAGCAGCGAAGCGTGCTGATGCATGTGTTAGTTACCGGGGAGCTCCCATGGGTCGAAGCGGTAGAGGTCGAGGTCGGCGATGAGGTCGACGTTGAAGCGCTTGCCCTCGACCTTGCGCCGGAGGTAGAACCCGATCAGCTCCTCCTCCGTCGGGTGGAACCGGAACCCCGGCATCACCAGGTCGCTGTCGTGCGAGTCCCCCGCCTCGCTATTGTTCCCCGGCCCTCTCCCTGCCGCACCAGCGCTGCCGGCGGCGCCGTGCCCGTCCTCGAGGTCCCCGCTCATGGCATAGCGCGGCCGGCAGAGCCGGCAAGCAAGCGAGAGCTAGGGCAACGCTGAGAgtaggaggacgaggaggagacgGCGAGGGATTTGGGGGTTGCAAGCTAGTGGGACAAGAGGATAAGAGGGTGGTGCTTGCACGATTGATGAATGATATATACTGGAGTGGAGGTTTTGGTTACTGATCGGCCATTGTTGCCGCCACCCAGTGTCCACTTGGTGATGGCTACTGCCCTTCTACCTCTATGGTAGAGACTAGGCGTACTATTCGACTATTTGTACAGTTTGCTACTATTTGAGGTTGCAATGATTTATGTTAATTTGCAAACAACATACGAATCGATCATTTTCTGTTGATAGTTGACGCGTCTTGTTTAATTAATGATATATATGCAGTGACCACTTCTTTTCGAGGCTAATGACTAAACAGTACAGCGGAAGTCACATAGGAGCCATGTTCATTTAGACGTTAGACGTAGATAGCCAGCCACCTCATGACTCGGGACTAGACTGTTTAGACTATTTTGTACTGTagtaaaaatacaaataaatatatttttaagtgaGATTTGAGGTATAcctttcaaaaataaaaatacaacttcAATCATCTCTTATCCtctagttcattaatcaataatTATTATAACATAGAAGATACAAAGTAGAGCACGCACTCCACACACATGAAGACAGCACCCAAGATGTGGGTGCTGGATTAGTGCCTGAGCTAGCCGTGGCAAGCGCACGTGGGTTGCTGGAGCGTGCCATCTGAGGGAAGCTAGAGTATAGATCCGATGGAGGAGGAGCATATATAGATTCATGGGTTAGAGCTAGTACCTGTTCATGGCAAGGGATTTGTAGAGCGGAGAGCTGACGGTGCGAGCGCGGGTAACGTTGTGGGCGCGTCAGCAAAGCGATGGCTCTAGCACGGCCATGGGCGACAACTCAGACAAGGTCGCAGGCGCAGGCGACCAACGATAGTGCGGGAGCAGGAGATGGCTCGAACGAGGCCACCGGTGTGGGTGATGGCGTAGGTGACAATGACGGCTCGGGCATAGGCGCGGGGGTTGCAACTGGCGCCGTCACCACaaatgagaggagagagatgagTGGGGAATGGATGGATTAGTTTAGATTATGTGCGATGAAGGGAATAGTTTTAGGGCCCAATTTTGGTCCCACGCACGGCCAAACCAATCCTCTTACGTGGACCCGCCAAACTCTACATATCCAAGATAGGTGTCTAGTCGTTCGTTTAGCCGACTAGTCGTGTCTAGCTACCGTCTAAATTCACTGACTAGTTCATCTTTGACTAGAGTTCACTGTCTAGACAGTCTAGCCATCTAGAGTTGCGTCTAAGTCATAAACTTGACATCGAGGCTTCAACTAGCGACTAGATATCATCTACATGAACATTGCGTAAGAGTTAATTTGCCTATGTTGAGGACATGATGAATGAAGAGAGGAAAATGCTAACTACTGATTAGTAAATAGTCTACTCATTAAAATATTGTAGTCTATTGCATGCCAgcaaatattaattttatagccAATACTGTAACTATGATACAAGAGAaattaattattatatttatcTATCAGTGATATGTACTACTTTTATAGATAAGAGCTATATATGTTGTGCGAGATGCTCGGAGACGCCATCATTAAGTTTGTGATTTTGACTGGTTTTCTTCCCATTCTTTAATGCAACGATATGCAGTTCTTTCTGAGAGAAAAAATGAGATGACATCTGGGCCAGCTCTGAGGCCATGCTCCGGAGAAGTCTAGCACTTCTTTAGAGCTGAGAAGGTACTATATACCATTGACCCAAAGTAGGTTtttctctcctccacctatGTGACGCAAACCGTAGAAAGCCAAAATTTAGACTGAAATAACCACAAGCTTTATTTCAGGTCCTCAGCTTCTGTAGAAGCTAGCCCGTGCTCGAGCGCGGGTGCTCATACAGATATGCGCCAgctcgatttttttttctcgcgGGCATGCACGGAACGTGGAGGTTTGACTCTACAGTGTAGTCGAGCTTTAGCTAAGGTTTCACTCTAAGATCTCTAATAAAAATCATGTAGATAACATCgcacgataaaaaaaaaaaagctaagtTCTTCGGTAACACAGGCTCTAGATTCTAAAAATCTTTGATGGAGATTGGCCAAACAAGACTGAATGTCCTTTGCTAGTGATATTATTTTCAAACTTTCTGCTAGAAATAAACTCCTGCAATTAAAGATCTAGGACtaaagaaaaactagccatAAATGCATATACCATCACATTGAAACCGCAGTCTGCAATAAATCGATTTAAATTTCTACCAACTTCTTAGTATACAAGGCCAAGCGTTTGTTTTGCTATCGACACtaattagtaattaattaatgaGAATATTAAATATTTCTAATAATGCTTTTGCAGTTCTAAAacctataggtattgtcatatAGAATAATAATAACTTCACCAACAACAATGGTAAAGTACTCTCCTGATGACAAATTTATATCaaaaaatcatgatttttttatacTCACACTACAATAGAAACAATCATTCGTGTCACTTGGTAAGTACCAGTTAGGataaaaccgacactgatcaaGTATCAATGTCAGGTCATAACTTCTCATGCTCAATTAACGATCGAGTCGgattgaaccgacactgatactcaatATCAGTGTTGGCTCTTGGatcaaaccagcactgatactacaGTGTTGACTGGTAACCATGAGCCGACACTAATACTGAGTATTACTGCCAATTCATATTACAGGCTGGAACTAATAAGTCTATAGTCTAAAAAAGCGTCTTATTCTCCCCCTAACGTGTCATCCCTAACTCCGGTGCCCCTTTCCACCACATCACCGCCGCACTATCACCTCTAACCTCCTCCACCATGACCGAGCTCGTGGTGAGCTTGCTTGAGTCGTTCTCTTCCTTTAGTATGCGTCGCTTTCCCGTTTGCCCGATGCCAGCGCAGGTCCCCACGTTGGACGAGCTTTCACCGCCCTTGTGTGCTCACCGCCGACCAAGTCGTAGCTGGGTCCATCGGTTAATAGGCACGCCATTGAGACTGCATGCTCATGTAGATGCTCTAGCTGTTCTCGGTAGGGCCGTTTTTGCCGTCGCTCGCTGCCGGCATGTTTGTCCCCGTCAATCAAGCCATCATCGCCACTCTGCGTCATTGCTAGCCGCCTTCCGGCCACCGCTGTCAACCACCTGTACCTCAGGCTAGTTCGTGAGAGTGTGTTGGTGCTGCTGGTGCCGCTCGATGGCTGAGTCGCGCCGTCGTTCAACGTCGGCGAGCTCGCCAGTGCCTCCAGGTGTGGGTCGAATTTGACCCAGGTCAGCGTAGCTTGGCCCCACGGTCAGTGATGATTGCTAGCCAGTCCCTGGTGAAAAATGAATTAGAGCCTTTTTAATAATCGGTTAATTCAAAAATTACCAAACAGAATTATTGTTCAACCATTAAATCATCTGAAACTTGCAAAATACATAGGAATTTAAAAATAGCTCCaaatgtgaaaccaattttgttagctttttttttatcatgctattcatattaaaaatactaggagccatGATATATGTACTGAAAttcttttaattatttaaatgtgtttAAGTTTAGGTTATTCAGAATTAATTATTAGTATGTCTAAAATTGGTGAAACTGCATATTGATTATTGGTAAGCCATAAAAGTATATGATTATGCCATTATTACTTAGATCTCTAATTTTTCAGTAGTGatttaaggaaaaaatattaaaatcacctctaaatagattaaaacctaacTCCAATtgtgaattagtaaaaaaattaaaatcacctctaaatagattttGTACATGGGAGGGGCcatcagtgctggctcatgaaaaaaaatcggcactgatacggAGGCCATCAGTACCGTCTTGTACCAAAAATCGTTTAATAGTTTAGTATCAGGGCCAGTTACTTGTTATGAACCGGAACTGATATTCTCAGTATCAGTACCTTTTTTAATGAGCTggtactgatactcattatcagtgttgGTTAATAAACTGATACTGATAGTCAGCTATTATTAGTGTCGGTTAAAAAACCGCAACTGATATTGTTTTTGAGTCAGCACTAAtgactatttctgtagtagtgtcaggACATTTCATAAATTCATCCTACTAGCTCGGATTGCGAAAAAATTCATATAAGTTGATTTCTAAATTAATGGGTATTAAGGGGGCATTGGACGAGTGAGATTGctcaaaatatttattttgctGAATTTTGAATTAAATCGTAAGGACTCTAGTATATATAGTCCAAATCTGCCTACCCAACAGACCTTGATGGTGTAACGGAAATCCTTTTTACATAGCAACCGCTTGACGACACGCAACGTCAGCGACGACATATAATTTGGCGacgatatatatataaagtGTGGAGTTAAAGAGGAGAAAGGGACTAGCCAAGATGGGTGCATCTTTGCGCGGCTGCCTCtttcagagttttttttaattttatattttctaacattaatatttaaataaatagatttttgatGACAATATTTATAATAATAGGTATCTACTGTTCTCTGAAAGAGTTGCAAGACAATATTTACATAAATAGGCGCATACAACCATTTGAAAGGGTTACAGTCCTTTCAGAGGGCGGTGAGGACGACAACGTGACAACAGAGCCCCTTACCGTCTTCTCAGAAGGGGCTtagtccttaccgccctctgaaatGGTGGGTAGGCCCCACCGAGCCCGTCGGTCGTACTACCACTTACTGCCCACTAAGAGGGTGGATGGGTAGCCCCTTGCCACCCTCTCAGTGGGCGGTTAGGCCCCTGCACTCACGCCGCCCTCACTGCCCACATACTATAAAATGGTTCAAAATCAGCTAAAATATCAAtttaaatccagaaaaaaaaagaaagggagggGGAGGTGAGGGGAGGAGAGTAGAGGGAGGTAGTGCAGCGAAGCCCTACTGTTTTTTATCTGTGGATTTTGGATCTCagttttttgtaatttttctagacttatgtttttattagtaattaaagtaccactagatctagggtttagcaaGATAACAGTAGTTGCATTATATGAGACTAGGGATTAGAAGGATAATCAGAAatgatattttctgtctttTATAGTATATTATAAAGATCTATTTCAATATAATAGGATAGCCATCAGATATATAGTGGTATTAAGAGTACGGTAGTATCcattatctagattttataaaataataatgtaccttataattatatataattagaaactttattaagtaGATGAATAGTAAATTAGTGAggttggttagtttgcttaggagcaatattggttgtagtgaactaaacgtattgttaggtgattATTGGTTTCGGTAATTTTGtcagagtttcgataatcagaagttGTTTTTCGGTATTAACATTTGACATATTTTTGTATGTTTTCAGGGATGTCCGATAAGCTATATTTTCAGACATATTATGGTGAAGATCATATGGTTATGGTACTAACGGTGTAGACCTCTCTGAATTTCAGCAAGTCGTGAAGAGACTTAGTagagctaatgagaggaccaatAGTGagcgtgtgcaagtggctgatgcacTATTTTCAACTAGATCCCCAGtaacatgagcttaagctaaGAGCTGTGCCAAGCCGTGCTACTCAGGGGTATTTCGTAGAGCTCATCCCAATTAAtacgacatctacttggaggtaGTACATAGATATAGCATGTGAACGTGGTTTCCCTCTTATGCTactagctgaggcgtaccagaaggatccaacagagataaacgtTGGGGAAGCAGCAGCAGGAATAAATTAGGCAATGGTGAATGAAGTAGACTCAACAACTGTGAGGGACGAGCAAGACGTGGGAATGTGCGAGAGATGCAACtgaggggtgtagccgatgagggggagtaAATCCCTAACATAATTGAATAAATGGAGATGGAGGATCAGGAGCTAGAGGAAGCTATTGTCGATGATGATCATCCAACGAGTAGGGAAATGCTCATGTTCGTGCAAAGTGGAGAAATCAGGActtttcaaagctggtggtcAGTGAGGGTCATCGGACACCTtggaaatatcatgagaacgaggtgtcctaGGGTGCTATGTGCCCTAGTaaggaggttgttattgatgcagtgaaattctggtcacTGTCTCTTCAGAGACAGTTCAAGtttgtgaagtcaagcaaaaggaagtac
This genomic interval carries:
- the LOC133883828 gene encoding NAC domain-containing protein 35-like; the protein is MSGDLEDGHGAAGSAGAAGRGPGNNSEAGDSHDSDLVMPGFRFHPTEEELIGFYLRRKVEGKRFNVDLIADLDLYRFDPWELPAMAVMGGKELFFYVPRDRKYRNGDRPNRVTASGYWKATGADRMIRGENSCPIGLKKTLVFYSGKAPKGVRSSWIMNEYRLPPPAADADPLIHKSEISLCRVYKRSGIDDGQPSSSSHTSSARRTASPTDVPSPTSSTPLSSTQLPSFYLLQGERSSASPPVIMDQVVTAHNGPQLLPPPRPRAYAPLASSTAAVALQPPQDPTVLSSTYSLLNMAAAPMGSSRPVDELSTLVGHSQSAYTNHQAAVGSHFLPLPPPQPMSSQQMTPLGVLPMAAPLASVVDKLSWDWKPVPDTTARDYSASDFKYM